ATTGAAATTCAAAGCCAGTACGAAGAAAATTTCCCTCAGAGGATGTATATTTATAACTATCGGGCCTTTGATTTGTATCAGAAACCGGTTATCAGTCTCGCTATATTAGGAGATGAACGAGTAAATTGGCGACCAGATTCCTATAATTATACTATCGCTGGTTGTGAAGTCAGCCTCAAATTCCCAACGGTTAAATTACTGGACTATGAGGAAAACTGGTCAGAACTAGAAACAAGTAGCAATCCCTTTGCTATAATAGTCATGGCACACCTGAAAACAAAAGCGACTACTGGGAAGCTGCCACAACGGGAACAGTGGAAGTGGAAGTTAATCAGGGGATTGTATGAAAAGGAGTTCGAGAGAGAACAGATAATTAAACTGTTTGAAATCATCGACAATATGATGACTTTATCCACTGAATTGCAGTCAAGTTTAGAAAGTAAAATCAAACAATTTGAGGAGGAAAGAACCATGCCTTTAATGAGTAATATGGAGTTACGAGGAATCGAACGCGGTAAAGAAATTGGCAAGGAAATTGG
This portion of the Microcystis aeruginosa NIES-2549 genome encodes:
- a CDS encoding Rpn family recombination-promoting nuclease/putative transposase; its protein translation is MNQPTANYDEPWKEALSEYFEAFLCFFFPEVHQVIDWTKIPESLEKELKRITASAKTKKRFADKLYKVWLLRGEEVWILIHIEIQSQYEENFPQRMYIYNYRAFDLYQKPVISLAILGDERVNWRPDSYNYTIAGCEVSLKFPTVKLLDYEENWSELETSSNPFAIIVMAHLKTKATTGKLPQREQWKWKLIRGLYEKEFEREQIIKLFEIIDNMMTLSTELQSSLESKIKQFEEERTMPLMSNMELRGIERGKEIGKEIGKEIGALENARDFVKKVLENRLGDIPGDIGQCLNDASVISVLEEMLKAALIVNSFEECRKSFSIIINK